A region from the Campylobacter blaseri genome encodes:
- the ung gene encoding uracil-DNA glycosylase, whose product MHIDINRVQIEPTWKKVLKDEFLKPYFASLKQNLLISKKENIIYPPSNLIFNAFNLTPFEKVKVVILGQDPYHQPNQAMGLSFSVPNGIKLPPSLKNIYKEIEDDLGVKEPNSGDLTYWAKQGVLLLNSTLTVEANKANSHSNLGWQTFTDSVIKKINDEKENIIFLLWGNYAKVKANLINQNKHFILTAPHPSPLARGGFFGCKHFSKTNEILLKLNKKPIDWNLNNSQNII is encoded by the coding sequence ATGCATATAGATATAAATAGGGTTCAAATCGAACCTACATGGAAAAAGGTTTTAAAAGATGAGTTTTTAAAACCATATTTTGCCTCGTTAAAGCAAAATTTACTTATTTCCAAAAAAGAAAATATAATTTATCCTCCAAGCAATTTAATATTTAATGCTTTTAATTTAACCCCATTTGAAAAGGTTAAAGTTGTTATTTTGGGGCAAGATCCATATCATCAACCAAACCAAGCTATGGGACTTAGTTTCTCTGTGCCAAATGGCATTAAACTACCACCTAGCTTAAAAAATATCTACAAAGAAATTGAGGATGATTTGGGTGTAAAAGAGCCAAATAGTGGAGATTTGACATATTGGGCGAAACAAGGTGTTTTACTTTTAAATTCAACTCTTACAGTTGAGGCAAACAAGGCAAATTCACATTCAAATTTAGGTTGGCAAACATTTACTGATAGTGTTATAAAAAAGATAAATGATGAAAAAGAAAATATTATATTTTTATTATGGGGAAATTATGCAAAAGTGAAAGCAAATTTAATTAATCAAAACAAACATTTTATCCTAACTGCACCTCATCCTAGCCCCTTAGCAAGAGGTGGCTTTTTTGGTTGCAAACATTTTTCAAAAACGAATGAAATTTTGTTAAAACTTAATAAAAAGCCAATTGATTGGAATTTAAATAATAGTCAAAATATTATATAA
- the thrS gene encoding threonine--tRNA ligase — protein sequence MNSDIIAYKLNGEIVDTQSINGREDQATPIYFDNSKDSLEVIRHSCAHLMAEAIISLYPNAKFFVGPAIEDGFYYDFRAFKEDGSKLGEGDLKDIEKKMKELIDSKQNIIKTVSTKKEISEKFKDDDLKQEVLKRIPDGEVSLYTQGSFEDICRGPHVPNTRYLRFFKLTRIAGAYLGGDEKREMLTRIYGVVFADKETLNEHVKMIEEAKKRDHRKLGVEMKLFTFDEQIGAGLPIWLPNGARLRSKLEKFLFPIHRQRGYQPVRGPEILKSDAWKISGHYTNYKENMYFTTIDEQEYGIKPMNCVGHVKVYESDIRSYRDLPLKFFEYGVVHRHEKSGVMHGLFRVREFTQDDAHIFCEPSKIKENILEILDFVDNIMKLFGFNYEMEISTRPEKAIGDDKIWEMATDALKTALDDNNLSYGIDEGGGAFYGPKIDIKIKDSLNRKWQCGTIQVDFNLPERFDLSYIDENNEKQRPVMIHRAILGSFERFIGILIEHTAGELPFFIAPTNVSIIPISDNHYEYAKEIATMLQKLEIDSEILHKNETLNKRIRTAEKTHVPMILVIGDSEVENRSVALRDRRAKQRSEMSLDEFIKFLKEKLNEVHF from the coding sequence ATGAATAGCGATATTATCGCATATAAATTAAATGGAGAGATTGTTGATACTCAAAGTATCAATGGACGTGAAGACCAAGCAACTCCTATTTATTTTGATAACAGCAAAGATTCACTTGAAGTTATACGCCACTCCTGTGCTCACCTTATGGCGGAAGCCATCATCTCACTCTATCCAAACGCTAAATTTTTTGTTGGACCAGCTATTGAAGATGGTTTTTATTACGATTTTAGAGCTTTTAAAGAAGATGGTAGTAAACTTGGTGAGGGTGATTTAAAAGATATTGAAAAAAAGATGAAAGAGCTTATAGACTCTAAGCAAAACATCATAAAAACAGTATCTACGAAAAAAGAAATATCAGAAAAATTTAAAGATGATGATTTAAAACAAGAGGTTTTAAAAAGAATTCCCGATGGAGAAGTTAGTCTTTACACGCAAGGCAGTTTTGAAGATATTTGCAGAGGGCCACATGTTCCAAATACTAGATATTTAAGATTTTTTAAACTAACAAGGATAGCAGGAGCATACCTTGGCGGTGATGAAAAACGCGAAATGCTAACAAGAATTTATGGTGTTGTATTTGCAGATAAAGAAACCTTAAATGAACATGTAAAGATGATTGAAGAGGCAAAAAAACGCGACCATAGAAAACTTGGTGTAGAGATGAAGCTTTTTACATTTGATGAGCAAATTGGAGCAGGACTTCCAATATGGCTACCAAATGGTGCAAGACTTAGATCGAAATTAGAGAAGTTTTTATTTCCAATCCATAGACAAAGGGGTTATCAGCCTGTTAGGGGGCCTGAAATTTTAAAATCAGATGCATGGAAAATAAGTGGACACTATACAAATTATAAAGAAAATATGTATTTTACTACAATTGATGAGCAAGAATACGGCATAAAGCCTATGAACTGCGTTGGGCATGTTAAGGTTTATGAAAGCGATATAAGAAGTTACCGAGATCTACCACTTAAATTTTTTGAGTATGGAGTTGTTCATAGACATGAAAAAAGTGGCGTTATGCATGGTCTTTTTAGGGTTAGAGAATTTACCCAAGATGATGCGCATATATTTTGCGAACCTTCTAAAATAAAAGAGAACATTCTTGAGATACTAGATTTTGTAGACAATATCATGAAACTTTTTGGATTTAATTATGAGATGGAAATTTCAACTAGACCAGAAAAAGCTATTGGTGATGATAAAATTTGGGAAATGGCAACAGATGCTTTAAAAACTGCACTTGATGATAATAACTTAAGTTATGGAATTGATGAGGGCGGTGGAGCATTTTATGGACCAAAAATTGATATAAAAATCAAAGATTCATTAAATAGAAAATGGCAATGTGGAACTATCCAAGTTGACTTTAATTTGCCTGAAAGATTTGATTTAAGTTACATTGATGAAAATAACGAAAAACAAAGACCTGTTATGATTCATCGTGCAATACTAGGAAGCTTTGAGAGATTTATAGGAATTTTAATAGAACACACAGCAGGAGAGCTTCCATTTTTTATAGCTCCTACAAATGTTAGCATAATTCCAATTAGTGATAACCACTATGAATATGCAAAAGAGATTGCTACAATGCTTCAAAAGCTAGAAATTGATAGTGAAATTTTACATAAAAATGAAACATTAAATAAAAGAATAAGAACAGCGGAAAAAACCCATGTTCCTATGATACTAGTAATTGGTGATAGTGAGGTTGAAAATAGAAGTGTTGCTCTAAGAGATAGAAGAGCTAAACAAAGATCTGAGATGAGCTTAGATGAATTTATAAAATTTCTAAAGGAAAAACTTAATGAGGTGCACTTTTGA
- the infC gene encoding translation initiation factor IF-3 yields MSKEKQVYLNEDIRAREVRCIGDDGEAYGIISRDEALDIANKAGLDLVLISADAKPPVCKVMDYGKFRYQQEKKLKEARKKQKTIDIKEIKLSVKIAQNDINYKMKHARNFLEEGKYVRFRVFLRGREMGSPELGVELLNNVFEEIKDIGDKDKEPKFEGRYVNMLVTPKKS; encoded by the coding sequence TTGAGTAAAGAAAAACAGGTATATTTAAACGAAGACATTCGCGCAAGAGAAGTTCGCTGCATAGGCGATGATGGTGAGGCTTATGGCATTATAAGCCGTGATGAGGCGCTAGATATAGCAAATAAGGCAGGACTTGATTTAGTTTTAATCTCTGCTGATGCAAAACCACCAGTTTGTAAAGTTATGGACTATGGTAAATTTCGCTACCAACAAGAAAAAAAGCTAAAAGAAGCAAGAAAAAAACAAAAAACTATCGATATTAAAGAGATAAAACTCTCTGTAAAAATTGCACAAAATGACATTAACTATAAAATGAAACATGCAAGAAATTTCTTAGAAGAGGGTAAATATGTTAGATTTCGTGTTTTTTTAAGAGGCAGAGAGATGGGAAGTCCCGAACTTGGTGTTGAGCTTTTGAATAATGTTTTTGAAGAGATCAAAGATATTGGAGATAAAGATAAAGAACCTAAATTTGAAGGCAGATATGTAAATATGCTTGTCACCCCAAAGAAAAGCTAA
- the rplT gene encoding 50S ribosomal protein L20: MARVKTGVVRRKRHKKILKLAKGFYSGRRKHFRKAKEQVERSLCYAYRDRRSKKRDFRKLWIVRINAACRLNGISYSKFINALKKAEIDLDRKVLADMAMNDPAAFSVVVEKAKQAL; encoded by the coding sequence ATGGCAAGAGTAAAAACAGGCGTAGTTAGAAGAAAACGCCATAAAAAGATTTTAAAGTTAGCTAAAGGTTTTTATAGCGGTAGAAGAAAACACTTCAGAAAAGCTAAAGAACAAGTTGAAAGAAGCTTGTGTTATGCATATAGAGATAGACGCAGTAAAAAACGCGACTTTAGAAAACTTTGGATAGTAAGAATTAATGCAGCGTGCAGACTAAATGGTATAAGCTATTCTAAATTTATAAATGCACTTAAAAAAGCTGAAATAGATCTTGATAGAAAAGTTCTAGCTGATATGGCTATGAACGATCCAGCCGCTTTTAGCGTAGTTGTTGAAAAAGCAAAACAAGCTCTATAG
- the rpmI gene encoding 50S ribosomal protein L35 → MPKMKSVRGAAKRFNVGKNKIKRGSAFRSHILTKMSQKRKRDLRQEKYVDSSDLKAVKKMLCK, encoded by the coding sequence ATGCCAAAAATGAAATCGGTTCGTGGTGCAGCTAAACGTTTTAATGTAGGCAAGAATAAGATCAAAAGAGGCTCAGCATTTAGAAGCCATATTTTGACAAAAATGTCTCAAAAGCGTAAAAGAGATCTAAGACAAGAAAAATATGTCGATAGTTCAGATCTTAAAGCTGTAAAAAAAATGCTTTGTAAATAA
- a CDS encoding replication-associated recombination protein A codes for MGLALEFRPKTIEEICGQSHIVGEDKPLYKLIKMGEIPHIMLFGPAGSGKTTLAKVIANELNMDFFELDGSSLKVEDIRKILDRYKGNLIKPLIFIDEVHRLSKTQQEVLLIPMENNGAVVIGASTENPFFVLSSGIRSRSMLFEFKPLTNEDLSKLLNRVQEKLEFNIEEEAKDYLINSSGGDARAMLNLLDYALKINSKIELATLKELRAMPIKDGVSSQDTHYSLTSAMIKSLRGSDINAALYYLAKLIDGGESADFIGRRLVIFASEDIGNANPNALNLATNTLISVSKIGYPEAMLILSQCVVYLASSPKSNSSYKAIKRAIKYVKENRALEIPKYLINTDPEKKNYLYPHDYNGYVEQVYLEKELEFYESSGIGFEKTLQDWLIKIKNR; via the coding sequence ATGGGATTAGCATTAGAGTTTAGACCAAAAACTATTGAAGAAATTTGCGGACAAAGTCATATAGTAGGAGAAGATAAGCCTTTATATAAGTTAATTAAAATGGGTGAAATTCCACATATTATGCTTTTTGGACCAGCAGGAAGTGGAAAAACAACTTTGGCAAAAGTTATAGCAAACGAGCTTAATATGGATTTTTTTGAGCTTGATGGAAGTAGTTTAAAAGTAGAAGATATCCGTAAAATTCTAGATAGATACAAAGGCAATCTTATAAAACCACTAATTTTCATAGATGAGGTTCATAGACTATCAAAAACACAACAAGAGGTTTTGTTAATACCTATGGAGAATAATGGAGCAGTTGTTATAGGGGCTAGCACTGAAAATCCATTTTTTGTTTTAAGTAGTGGAATTCGCTCTCGCTCTATGCTTTTTGAGTTTAAGCCTTTGACAAATGAAGATTTAAGTAAATTGTTAAATAGGGTTCAAGAGAAGCTAGAATTTAACATAGAAGAAGAGGCTAAAGATTACTTAATAAACTCAAGTGGCGGAGATGCTAGAGCTATGTTAAATTTGCTTGATTATGCTTTAAAGATTAATTCTAAAATAGAATTAGCCACATTAAAAGAGCTAAGAGCTATGCCTATTAAAGATGGTGTTAGCTCACAAGATACTCACTATAGCCTAACAAGCGCAATGATAAAAAGCCTTAGGGGAAGTGATATAAATGCGGCACTATATTACCTTGCAAAGCTTATAGATGGTGGAGAGAGTGCAGACTTTATAGGAAGAAGACTTGTGATTTTTGCAAGTGAAGATATAGGCAATGCAAATCCAAATGCTTTAAATTTAGCAACTAACACATTAATATCTGTTAGTAAAATAGGTTATCCAGAAGCTATGCTTATTTTATCACAATGCGTTGTATATCTTGCTAGTTCTCCAAAGTCAAACTCTAGCTATAAAGCTATAAAAAGAGCAATCAAATATGTTAAAGAAAATAGAGCTTTAGAAATTCCAAAATATCTAATTAATACAGATCCAGAAAAGAAAAACTATCTTTATCCACATGATTATAATGGCTATGTTGAACAAGTTTATCTAGAAAAAGAGTTGGAATTTTATGAAAGTAGTGGAATAGGGTTTGAAAAAACATTGCAAGATTGGCTTATTAAAATTAAAAATAGATAA
- a CDS encoding TorD/DmsD family molecular chaperone, with protein sequence MLCTDKEIPAFISKLFMQVFAEPRKELFLKINDENLALSWFYENSDLNLKQGLEYLQLAKKEKFEDIEVDFTRLFLCDDYFLKAPPYASYYYSIFGDMISENSTKVEKHFLNSEFKKPFDALPSDSVANEFAFLAFCFENQKIDELKIFLKDEMLPYIFYFLNNIKTHSNTNFYRGFALLTENFMQIVQKELNIKKQKRAIHHKNTGN encoded by the coding sequence ATGTTATGCACTGATAAAGAGATACCTGCATTTATATCAAAACTTTTTATGCAGGTATTTGCCGAGCCAAGAAAAGAGCTATTTTTAAAAATAAATGATGAAAATTTAGCACTATCATGGTTTTATGAAAATAGTGATTTAAATTTAAAGCAAGGGTTAGAATATTTACAGCTTGCTAAAAAAGAGAAATTTGAAGATATAGAGGTGGACTTTACAAGGTTATTTTTATGTGATGATTATTTTTTAAAAGCTCCACCCTATGCATCGTATTATTACTCCATATTTGGTGATATGATTTCAGAAAATAGTACAAAAGTAGAAAAGCACTTTTTAAATAGTGAATTTAAAAAACCATTTGATGCCTTACCAAGTGACAGCGTAGCAAATGAGTTTGCATTTCTAGCATTTTGTTTTGAAAACCAAAAAATAGACGAATTAAAAATATTTTTAAAAGATGAGATGTTGCCATATATATTTTACTTTTTAAACAATATTAAAACCCATTCAAATACAAATTTTTATAGAGGGTTTGCTCTTCTAACAGAAAATTTTATGCAAATAGTTCAAAAAGAGCTAAATATTAAGAAGCAAAAAAGAGCGATACATCATAAAAACACAGGTAATTAA
- a CDS encoding energy-coupling factor ABC transporter ATP-binding protein, protein MSCSVSLKNISAKNGEKEIFRNVNLQISHKEKIAIIGSNGCGKTTLLEIIGGLRGPSGGEIEIFHEKIPSLDEYQKYRYLVGYLFQNSDDQFIFPNVFEDVMFGLLNSGVSREEAKKRVEFILKELDIWHLKDKIVFHLSGGEKKIVAIAGVLVTMPKIILLDEPTTGLDFKMQEKVANIIKNLDLSVIIVSHDKKFLGDIVDTIYYLNKDGLEK, encoded by the coding sequence TTGAGTTGCTCTGTTAGTTTAAAAAATATATCGGCAAAAAATGGCGAAAAAGAGATTTTTAGAAATGTAAATTTACAAATATCACATAAAGAAAAAATTGCCATAATAGGCTCAAATGGTTGTGGCAAAACAACACTTTTAGAAATAATCGGTGGACTAAGAGGACCTAGTGGTGGCGAGATAGAGATATTTCACGAAAAAATACCAAGCTTAGATGAGTATCAAAAATACCGCTACTTAGTTGGATATCTTTTTCAAAACAGCGACGATCAATTTATATTTCCTAATGTTTTTGAAGATGTTATGTTTGGACTTTTAAATAGTGGAGTAAGTCGTGAGGAAGCTAAAAAGAGAGTAGAGTTTATACTTAAAGAGCTAGATATTTGGCACCTAAAAGACAAGATTGTTTTCCATCTTTCTGGAGGCGAAAAGAAAATTGTTGCAATAGCTGGAGTTTTAGTTACAATGCCAAAGATAATCTTGCTTGATGAACCTACAACTGGGCTTGATTTTAAAATGCAAGAAAAAGTGGCAAATATTATAAAAAATCTTGATTTAAGTGTAATTATAGTATCTCATGATAAAAAATTTTTAGGTGATATAGTAGACACTATTTACTATTTAAATAAAGATGGATTAGAAAAATAG
- a CDS encoding dimethyl sulfoxide reductase anchor subunit family protein, which produces MTFFEMVGHELPLVLFTVLAQAVVGMIFVYTPAYLNGYKDESDLKFFGIFTAIAFAIAMLPSVFHLGDITHALNFIRRMGIFYANNEWHIGWMNNEVAAGGLTMLFAFVLFLKPKKIFLFITLIFGLLCIFFMVGAYGTMQKTVTTWRFDVTFFYFFSSMLFLGGFMYHLFFAKDEHEEKMAFLVGLFGSGILMTSIIFQTLHLGSTTVAGTTDPFELLGGRYGDYILYGTGFIGAGIMIWYLNNYLRNKSKFIATIALLCALAGVLFTRAIFYGMINTNVMH; this is translated from the coding sequence ATGACATTCTTTGAGATGGTTGGACATGAACTTCCACTAGTTCTTTTTACAGTATTAGCGCAAGCAGTTGTAGGTATGATATTTGTATATACTCCAGCTTATCTAAATGGATATAAAGATGAAAGCGACCTTAAGTTTTTTGGAATTTTTACAGCTATTGCTTTTGCAATAGCAATGTTGCCGTCTGTATTTCACCTTGGAGATATAACACATGCATTAAATTTCATAAGAAGAATGGGTATTTTTTATGCAAATAATGAGTGGCATATAGGCTGGATGAACAATGAAGTAGCAGCTGGTGGACTAACTATGCTTTTTGCTTTTGTTTTGTTTTTAAAGCCTAAGAAGATATTTTTATTTATAACATTGATATTTGGTCTTTTATGTATATTTTTTATGGTTGGGGCATATGGAACTATGCAAAAAACTGTTACAACTTGGAGGTTTGATGTAACATTTTTCTACTTCTTTTCATCTATGTTATTTTTAGGTGGGTTTATGTATCATCTATTTTTCGCTAAAGATGAGCATGAAGAAAAAATGGCATTTTTAGTAGGACTTTTTGGTTCTGGAATACTAATGACCTCTATAATATTTCAAACACTACACCTTGGAAGCACTACGGTTGCAGGAACAACTGATCCATTTGAACTTTTAGGTGGTAGGTATGGTGATTATATACTATATGGAACAGGCTTTATAGGTGCCGGTATAATGATATGGTATCTGAATAACTACCTAAGAAATAAAAGCAAATTTATTGCAACTATTGCATTATTATGTGCTTTAGCGGGAGTTCTTTTTACAAGAGCAATTTTTTATGGAATGATTAACACTAATGTTATGCACTGA
- a CDS encoding DMSO/selenate family reductase complex B subunit has translation MKKSDQFGFMINQSRCIGCRTCQMACKDYQDSPIGVNFRRVYEYEGGDFTVDENNVIHSQSVYAYYTTISCNHCMDPACLKACPTGAMMKTRYGIVMVNDKRCVGCQACAMACPYGSPQFNKHTGHMNKCDGCIDRLDEGKDPVCVSSCPFRALDYGDINELRDKYKTSLASCSPLPSETATLPNLAIVPEKNTKPSYEKSGKMHLPHKYQGVEDDIL, from the coding sequence ATGAAAAAAAGTGATCAATTTGGATTTATGATAAATCAAAGTAGATGCATAGGCTGTAGAACTTGCCAAATGGCCTGTAAAGACTATCAAGATAGCCCAATAGGTGTAAATTTTAGAAGAGTATATGAATATGAAGGTGGAGATTTTACAGTAGATGAAAATAATGTAATCCATAGTCAAAGTGTCTATGCATACTACACTACTATTAGCTGTAATCATTGTATGGATCCAGCTTGTTTGAAAGCTTGCCCTACTGGTGCAATGATGAAAACTAGATATGGGATTGTCATGGTAAATGATAAAAGGTGTGTAGGTTGCCAAGCTTGCGCAATGGCTTGTCCTTACGGCTCACCACAATTTAACAAGCATACTGGGCATATGAATAAATGCGATGGATGTATAGATAGACTAGATGAGGGCAAAGACCCTGTATGTGTTAGCTCTTGTCCTTTTAGAGCATTAGACTATGGAGATATAAATGAACTTAGAGATAAATATAAAACATCTTTAGCAAGTTGTTCTCCACTTCCTAGTGAAACAGCAACTCTTCCAAATTTAGCAATAGTTCCAGAAAAAAATACGAAACCAAGCTATGAAAAAAGCGGTAAAATGCATTTACCGCATAAATATCAAGGAGTAGAAGATGACATTCTTTGA
- a CDS encoding DMSO/selenate family reductase complex A subunit: protein MQVSRRNFLKWSGISGTLAATTSFSKTVLPEKQEEFVGFCPVNCGSKCLLKAHTKDGIISHITTDNTGNDSYEQRQVRACLRGRSTRYRIYNPNRVLYPLKRVGKRGEGKFKRVSWDEALTDIANKMNEIKLKYGNEAFYNPYGTGTIGSIMAGWLDGSFHRLLGVYGGYLGYHNDYSTGQIANGLEHFYGWAWGGDIENVKHAKLAVMFGSNPVETRMGGASTGYSFQEMARRGNTKVICIDPRYSDTMVGVADEWIPIAPGTDAALIAALAYVMVKEDLYNKEFMDKYCVGFTRDTLPEGAPSNGSYMDYIMGTGDDKTPKTPEWASKITQISSDRIVKLAREIASAEPCYIDQGWGPQRHQNGEQQSRAIATLACLTGNVGILGGGTGARSGSSKSYSLGSLSVNNPVKTTIPCFMWYEGIRLGSKMSALEHGVRGASHLKVPIKVMINTAGNCLTNQHACVSEISKILEDESLYELIVDINITRTHSNSFADYILPSAMVFEQEDLLQASMGKCSTMPYLAIGEKAIEPQGEAKSAFDICTLLAEKLGGKELKDKFTDGKTWEDWMRWSWNVAKDKNPFLPSYDEIKRRKIWKSPELVEPLVVFKDFREDPNANPLNTPSGKIEIFSSTLYDMSKTWKLMPGQKINPLPVFEDVIMGARDPLRKKYPLQFFGYHYKGRTHSSFWDAGVIREINPQEILINTLDAKQRGIKTGDTVIVRNDIGKIKGVARVTSRIIPGTAATYQGGWAKFDENGVDVGCCVNTLTTNQPTAIAKANGVHSILVEIEKA, encoded by the coding sequence TTGCAAGTTAGTAGAAGAAATTTTTTAAAATGGAGTGGTATTAGCGGAACTTTAGCTGCTACAACCTCCTTTAGCAAAACAGTTCTCCCAGAAAAACAGGAGGAATTTGTTGGATTTTGTCCTGTGAATTGCGGAAGCAAATGTCTTTTAAAGGCACATACTAAAGATGGAATTATTAGTCATATCACAACAGATAATACAGGTAATGATAGTTATGAGCAAAGACAGGTTAGGGCCTGTCTTAGAGGTAGATCAACTAGATACCGTATCTATAATCCAAACCGTGTTCTTTACCCTCTAAAAAGAGTTGGAAAAAGAGGCGAGGGTAAATTTAAAAGGGTTAGCTGGGACGAGGCACTAACAGATATAGCTAACAAAATGAATGAAATCAAATTAAAATACGGCAATGAAGCATTTTATAATCCTTATGGAACAGGAACAATAGGTTCTATAATGGCAGGATGGCTAGATGGATCTTTCCATAGACTTCTTGGTGTTTATGGTGGGTATTTGGGTTATCATAATGATTATTCAACCGGTCAAATAGCTAATGGATTAGAGCATTTTTACGGCTGGGCATGGGGAGGAGATATAGAAAATGTTAAGCATGCAAAACTTGCTGTTATGTTTGGCTCAAACCCTGTTGAAACTAGAATGGGTGGTGCTTCAACTGGATATTCTTTTCAGGAAATGGCAAGACGTGGTAATACAAAAGTTATATGTATTGATCCTAGATATTCTGATACTATGGTTGGTGTTGCTGATGAGTGGATACCTATAGCTCCAGGAACTGACGCTGCTTTGATTGCTGCACTTGCTTATGTAATGGTTAAAGAAGATCTATATAATAAAGAATTTATGGATAAATATTGTGTAGGCTTTACAAGAGATACACTTCCAGAAGGTGCTCCTAGCAACGGTTCTTATATGGATTATATAATGGGAACGGGGGATGATAAAACTCCAAAAACTCCAGAGTGGGCATCGAAAATAACACAAATTTCAAGTGATAGGATTGTAAAACTAGCAAGAGAGATTGCATCTGCTGAACCTTGCTATATAGATCAAGGGTGGGGACCACAAAGACATCAAAACGGAGAACAGCAAAGTAGAGCTATAGCCACTTTGGCCTGTTTAACAGGAAATGTGGGGATACTTGGCGGTGGTACAGGTGCAAGGTCTGGTTCAAGTAAATCATATAGTTTAGGTTCACTTTCTGTAAATAATCCAGTCAAAACAACCATACCGTGCTTTATGTGGTATGAGGGTATAAGGTTAGGTAGTAAAATGAGCGCTTTGGAGCATGGCGTTAGAGGAGCTAGTCATTTAAAAGTTCCTATTAAGGTTATGATAAATACAGCTGGAAACTGTCTAACAAACCAACACGCTTGTGTTAGTGAAATTAGTAAGATTTTGGAAGATGAGAGTCTTTATGAGTTAATTGTAGATATAAACATAACTAGAACACACTCAAACTCTTTTGCAGACTATATACTACCAAGTGCAATGGTGTTTGAGCAAGAAGATTTACTTCAAGCATCTATGGGTAAATGTAGCACAATGCCTTATCTTGCTATTGGAGAAAAAGCCATCGAGCCTCAAGGTGAAGCAAAAAGTGCTTTTGATATTTGCACACTTTTAGCAGAAAAACTTGGGGGTAAAGAGTTAAAAGATAAATTTACAGATGGAAAAACATGGGAAGATTGGATGAGATGGTCATGGAATGTGGCAAAAGATAAAAATCCATTTTTACCTAGTTATGATGAAATAAAAAGAAGAAAAATTTGGAAATCTCCAGAGCTAGTAGAGCCATTAGTTGTATTTAAGGATTTTAGAGAAGATCCTAATGCAAATCCTTTAAATACACCATCTGGAAAAATAGAGATATTTTCTTCAACTCTGTATGATATGAGTAAGACTTGGAAACTAATGCCAGGACAAAAGATAAATCCTTTACCTGTTTTTGAAGATGTTATAATGGGGGCAAGAGACCCACTTAGAAAGAAATATCCTCTTCAGTTTTTTGGATATCACTATAAAGGAAGAACCCATTCAAGCTTTTGGGACGCTGGGGTCATAAGAGAGATAAACCCTCAAGAGATACTGATTAATACACTTGATGCAAAACAAAGAGGTATTAAAACAGGCGATACAGTTATAGTAAGAAATGATATAGGTAAGATTAAAGGGGTAGCTAGGGTTACTTCAAGAATTATTCCAGGAACAGCTGCTACATATCAAGGTGGTTGGGCTAAATTTGATGAAAATGGAGTAGATGTAGGATGTTGTGTAAACACACTAACCACAAACCAACCAACCGCTATTGCTAAAGCAAACGGTGTTCATTCAATATTAGTAGAAATAGAAAAGGCGTAA